One Candidatus Nanopelagicales bacterium DNA window includes the following coding sequences:
- a CDS encoding acyl-CoA desaturase yields the protein MTISPAVDPIDQLPPEGAPDQIQLQPLSMRITVGVFVVIPFLAVLAAIPVAWGGFLSWVDIALFVLFWAITGLGITVGYHRFFTHGSFKAGRGVKIALAVMGSYALEGSVAQWVADHRKHHKFSDAPGDPHSPWLEGDVKFPLLKGFWHAHTGWLFDEQQTPVTQYAPDIDADDDLRLLSKWYPALVVGSLLIPAILGGLITWSFWGAVTAFFWAGLFRAAFIHHVTWSINSVCHIWGKRTFKSRDKSTNVWWLAIPSFGESWHSLHHAEPTSARHGVLKGQIDLSAVFIRTLEVLHLANDVRWPKVERLERKLVDPSMAPRIRGYKKAA from the coding sequence GTGACCATTTCCCCCGCTGTCGATCCCATTGACCAGTTGCCGCCCGAAGGTGCGCCTGATCAAATTCAACTCCAGCCGCTGTCCATGCGGATCACGGTCGGTGTTTTTGTCGTCATTCCCTTCCTTGCGGTGCTTGCAGCGATTCCGGTTGCGTGGGGTGGATTCCTTTCATGGGTCGACATCGCTCTGTTTGTCTTGTTCTGGGCAATCACCGGCTTAGGCATCACTGTTGGCTATCACCGCTTTTTCACACATGGATCATTCAAAGCTGGGCGCGGTGTAAAGATCGCTCTTGCCGTCATGGGCTCCTACGCACTTGAAGGTTCAGTTGCACAATGGGTTGCTGACCACCGCAAGCACCACAAGTTTTCTGATGCACCAGGCGACCCACATTCACCTTGGCTAGAAGGTGATGTGAAGTTCCCATTGCTTAAGGGTTTTTGGCATGCGCACACTGGATGGTTGTTTGATGAACAACAAACACCTGTCACGCAATACGCGCCAGATATTGATGCAGACGATGACCTACGCCTGTTAAGCAAGTGGTACCCAGCACTCGTCGTAGGTTCACTCTTGATCCCAGCGATCCTTGGCGGACTGATTACCTGGTCATTTTGGGGAGCTGTAACTGCCTTTTTCTGGGCAGGCCTATTCCGCGCTGCATTTATTCACCACGTAACTTGGTCAATTAACTCTGTTTGTCACATCTGGGGAAAGCGCACGTTTAAGTCGCGCGATAAGTCAACCAACGTGTGGTGGCTGGCAATTCCATCCTTTGGCGAGTCTTGGCACAGCCTGCATCACGCGGAACCAACCTCAGCTCGGCATGGTGTTCTCAAAGGCCAAATTGATCTCAGTGCGGTATTTATTCGCACCCTTGAAGTGCTGCACCTTGCAAATGACGTGCGCTGGCCAAAAGTAGAACGCCTTGAACGCAAACTCGTTGATCCCTCTATGGCGCCACGGATTCGTGGGTACAAGAAGGCCGCATAA
- the pth gene encoding aminoacyl-tRNA hydrolase, translating to MTWMIVGLGNPGPEYATTRHNVGFMVVDELAARMRGTLSRHKRAVAGVVEGRIGNPGADARVVLVEPWSFMNTSGGPVKALMQFYDVAEDHLVVIHDELDLPLDTVRIKIGGGDNGHNGLKSIRKSLGNGDYARVRIGIGRPVGRQDPADFVLKSFAGTERDVIPNVIQRSADAVETLVLHGIERAQNEFNGG from the coding sequence ATGACCTGGATGATCGTTGGGCTCGGCAACCCTGGTCCGGAGTACGCAACCACCCGCCACAACGTTGGCTTCATGGTTGTCGATGAACTTGCTGCGCGAATGCGTGGCACGCTGAGTCGTCATAAGCGCGCTGTTGCTGGTGTAGTTGAAGGTCGAATCGGAAACCCGGGTGCAGATGCGCGGGTAGTTCTCGTAGAGCCGTGGTCATTCATGAACACCTCTGGTGGACCAGTCAAGGCACTCATGCAGTTCTACGACGTTGCAGAAGATCATCTTGTGGTGATTCATGATGAGCTTGACCTTCCGCTCGACACCGTGCGTATCAAAATAGGTGGCGGCGACAACGGTCACAATGGTTTGAAGAGCATTCGTAAATCTCTTGGCAATGGTGATTACGCACGCGTGCGAATTGGGATTGGCCGCCCAGTTGGTCGCCAAGATCCCGCTGACTTCGTATTGAAGTCTTTTGCTGGAACTGAACGCGATGTCATCCCGAATGTGATTCAACGAAGTGCTGACGCAGTTGAAACGCTTGTACTACATGGAATTGAACGAGCTCAAAACGAATTCAACGGAGGCTGA
- a CDS encoding ribose-phosphate diphosphokinase — protein MNLQEFPNRKRMVLLAGRSHPELAQEVAEQLGIPLSRTLAYDFANGEIFVRFQESVRGADVFVLQSHTTPINKWIMEHLIMVDALKRASAKRITVIMPFYGYARQDKKHRGREPISARLIADLFKTAGADRLMTVDLHTSQIQGFFDGPVDHLFSLPLLAKYVGNHIDRDRITVVSPDAGRVRVAERWTDELGAPLAIIHKRRDPDVPNQVKVFEVVGDVKGRVCVVVDDMIDTGGTIVKAAETLFENGATEVIVAATHAILSDPARERLQNSNITEVVVTDTLPIPEDRKFPKLKVLSIAPILAQAINEVFTDGSVTSLFEGSPDSEDASSH, from the coding sequence GTGAACCTGCAAGAGTTTCCAAACCGCAAGCGGATGGTGTTGCTTGCGGGCAGGTCACATCCCGAGCTCGCACAAGAGGTAGCTGAGCAACTCGGTATTCCACTGTCACGCACCCTGGCCTATGACTTCGCCAACGGTGAGATCTTCGTGCGCTTCCAGGAATCTGTTCGTGGTGCTGATGTGTTTGTGCTGCAAAGTCACACCACGCCAATCAATAAGTGGATCATGGAGCACCTGATCATGGTGGATGCGTTGAAGCGTGCATCCGCAAAGCGCATCACGGTGATCATGCCCTTCTACGGATATGCCCGCCAAGACAAGAAGCACCGCGGACGTGAGCCAATCTCGGCACGCCTCATTGCTGATCTCTTCAAGACAGCTGGTGCGGATCGCCTCATGACTGTGGACCTGCACACCTCGCAGATTCAAGGTTTCTTTGATGGCCCTGTTGATCACCTATTCTCACTGCCACTGCTGGCCAAGTACGTGGGCAATCACATTGACCGCGATCGCATCACGGTGGTGTCACCAGATGCTGGTCGTGTGCGCGTAGCCGAGCGCTGGACCGACGAGCTCGGCGCACCGCTTGCCATCATTCACAAGCGCCGCGACCCAGACGTACCAAACCAGGTCAAGGTCTTCGAAGTCGTGGGTGACGTGAAGGGCCGCGTGTGCGTGGTCGTCGACGACATGATCGACACAGGTGGAACCATCGTGAAGGCTGCAGAAACCCTCTTTGAGAATGGCGCAACTGAAGTCATCGTGGCGGCAACCCACGCGATTTTGAGTGATCCGGCCCGTGAGCGTTTGCAGAATTCGAATATCACCGAAGTCGTGGTCACCGACACCTTGCCGATCCCTGAAGATCGTAAGTTCCCCAAGCTCAAGGTGCTCTCAATTGCGCCGATATTGGCTCAGGCAATTAATGAGGTCTTTACCGACGGATCGGTCACCAGCCTGTTTGAGGGAAGCCCTGATTCGGAAGATGCCTCCTCTCACTGA
- the glmU gene encoding bifunctional UDP-N-acetylglucosamine diphosphorylase/glucosamine-1-phosphate N-acetyltransferase GlmU, translating into MTRPAAVVILAAGEGKRMRSATPKVLHHVAGRSLLGHVLEAAATLEPEHVIVVVGHGRELVAAHVEEIAPWASTVVQEEQRGTGHAVRIALTEMQARGVSLDGGPVVVLTGDTPLLTGASLVALVNEHDATQAHATVLTAKLDDASGYGRIVRDAAGGVLRIVEHKDASSDELFIDEINSGMYCFAASDLTRLLANITTDNSQGEEYLTDVIGFLRDENAVVAGSMCADSSEILGVNDRYQLAEAAAIMRDRINAQWMRSGVAILDSATTWLDVDVELEPDVTILPNCTLLGPTSVAAGAKIGPGTTLNSCEVGANASVIHTWAQLAVIGDEATVGPFSYLRPGTVMGTHSKAGAFVEIKNSNIGDDAKVPHLSYVGDGDIGEGSNIGASTVFVNYDGVAKHRTTVGKHVRIGSDTMLVAPVTVGDGAYTAAGSVITEDVPPGSIAIARGQQRNVLDWVLRRRPGTPAAQAAQEAQKANAQEEK; encoded by the coding sequence GTGACGCGACCTGCAGCCGTAGTGATTCTTGCTGCTGGCGAGGGCAAGCGGATGCGCTCGGCCACTCCGAAGGTTTTGCACCATGTTGCTGGACGTTCACTACTTGGCCACGTCCTTGAAGCTGCGGCCACCCTTGAACCTGAGCATGTGATCGTTGTTGTGGGCCATGGACGCGAACTGGTCGCGGCTCATGTGGAAGAAATCGCACCGTGGGCCTCAACTGTTGTGCAAGAAGAACAACGAGGCACGGGGCATGCAGTGCGCATTGCTCTGACAGAGATGCAGGCTCGAGGAGTTTCACTTGATGGCGGGCCAGTTGTTGTACTGACTGGTGACACTCCATTGCTCACAGGCGCGTCATTGGTTGCGCTCGTCAATGAACATGATGCAACGCAGGCACATGCAACCGTGTTGACGGCGAAGCTTGACGACGCGTCTGGTTACGGTCGCATTGTTCGCGATGCGGCAGGTGGCGTACTTCGCATAGTGGAGCACAAAGATGCTTCGTCAGATGAATTGTTCATTGATGAAATCAATTCAGGCATGTACTGCTTTGCTGCAAGTGACCTGACTCGACTCCTTGCAAACATCACTACTGACAACTCGCAAGGTGAGGAGTACCTCACCGACGTGATTGGTTTCCTTCGCGATGAGAACGCTGTAGTTGCTGGATCTATGTGCGCTGACTCAAGCGAAATTCTTGGTGTGAACGATCGGTACCAGCTCGCCGAAGCAGCAGCCATCATGCGCGATCGCATTAATGCGCAGTGGATGCGTAGCGGTGTAGCAATTCTTGATTCAGCCACAACGTGGCTTGATGTTGACGTTGAACTTGAGCCCGATGTAACAATCCTTCCGAACTGCACTTTGCTTGGCCCAACATCAGTTGCTGCTGGCGCAAAAATTGGCCCGGGCACAACCTTGAATTCATGTGAAGTGGGCGCGAATGCTTCAGTCATTCACACGTGGGCCCAGCTCGCAGTGATTGGCGATGAAGCAACTGTTGGTCCGTTCTCGTACTTGCGCCCAGGAACAGTGATGGGCACCCATAGCAAGGCTGGGGCCTTCGTAGAAATCAAAAACTCAAACATTGGCGACGATGCCAAAGTGCCGCACCTGAGTTATGTCGGCGACGGCGATATCGGTGAAGGTTCAAATATCGGTGCCTCCACCGTATTTGTGAACTACGACGGCGTTGCCAAGCACCGCACTACCGTGGGAAAGCACGTACGTATCGGCAGCGACACCATGTTGGTAGCCCCAGTCACCGTGGGTGACGGGGCCTACACCGCAGCGGGATCAGTCATCACCGAAGATGTACCACCAGGGTCGATTGCTATTGCTCGAGGACAACAACGAAATGTGTTGGACTGGGTATTGCGTCGACGCCCTGGAACACCAGCAGCACAAGCAGCACAAGAAGCACAAAAAGCCAATGCACAGGAGGAAAAGTGA
- the mfd gene encoding transcription-repair coupling factor, with the protein MNLSGLLDVVGKADSFRVARDQAFSGGRIASPRAVQSLITSLLAAPTELGSGRQLLVVTATGQEAEDLASAVHSYCPSLRIAVLPSWETLPHERLSPSSDTIGRRVSVIRRLAHPDVNDALLQPIDVLVASVRAVVQPIAGGLGEIEPVRLRVGDTYDLSQLVNRLVELGYERLDLVERRGQIAVRGGILDVFPPNAEHPLRVEFWGDAVEEIRSFTVTDQRSLENVPDGLFAPAVRELLLTPEVRARAAKLAAENPVVEEICAKLAEGIPVEGMEALIPVLVQSVDPLVSFLPKETSVLVIDPERVRTRAYDLTRTADEFLAASWHNASVGNKAPIDLSGSNFFSLEEVKDQCEARGLPWCELNPLYADESIDPNAGVAVDAIGIDAYRGDIAQAIEHMRAWAADNRAVVLVSEGHGSAERLAESLRNEGVPTAFVESLNEAPRAGVVTVAVGSIEHGFVLNECALAVITERDLLGQRASTKDMRKLPSRRKRAIDPLTLKTGDFVVHEQHGVGRYVEMVQRDIAGATREYLVLEYAASKRGQPADRLFVPTDQLDLVTKYVGGEMPSVHRLGGADWQKAKGKARKAVKEIAGELIKLYAARKATKGYAFGPDTPWQHELEDAFAYVETPDQMMCIDEVKRDMESTIPMDRLICGDVGYGKTEIAVRAAFKAVQDGKQVAVLVPTTLLVQQHASTFAERYGSFPIKIGSLSRFNTDKEAKAVLAGVAEGSVDVVIGTHRLLTPDVRFKDLGLVILDEEQRFGVEHKEHLKALRTNVDVLAMSATPIPRTLEMAVTGIREMSVIQTPPEERHPVLTFVGPYEDKQIGAAIRRELLRDGQVFFVHNRVESIERVASRLRDLVPEARIAIAHGQMGEQALESVIVDFWEKNVDVLVCTTIVESGIDIANANTLIVDRADMFGLSQLHQLRGRVGRGRERAYAYFLYNPEKPLTETAHERLATIAQHTDLGSGMQIAMKDLEIRGAGNLLGGEQSGHIADVGFDLYVRLVGEALAEFKGDEGETHAEMKVELPVEAHIPHEYIPHERLRLEAYKRLADASTEGAVDEVYAELTDRYGPVPAPVETLLAVARLRVLARRAGLTEIVATGPGIRFQPVNLPESAQMRLTRLYPRTLIKAAVNTIVVPRPTTSLVGGAPVVGNDLLDWVTEFIHASLPVTPELMESNS; encoded by the coding sequence GTGAACCTCAGCGGATTGCTTGATGTCGTAGGGAAAGCCGATTCATTTCGGGTTGCCCGCGATCAGGCATTCTCCGGTGGACGAATTGCGTCACCGAGGGCAGTGCAGTCACTGATCACCTCTTTACTTGCAGCACCAACGGAGCTTGGCTCCGGGCGGCAACTGCTAGTGGTAACCGCGACTGGGCAAGAGGCTGAAGACCTTGCATCAGCAGTTCATAGTTATTGCCCGAGCCTGCGCATCGCGGTGCTGCCTTCGTGGGAGACCTTGCCGCATGAACGGCTCTCGCCATCGTCAGACACCATTGGTCGGCGCGTCAGTGTGATTCGTCGCCTGGCTCACCCTGATGTCAACGATGCACTGCTGCAGCCGATCGATGTTTTGGTGGCCTCAGTGCGCGCCGTTGTCCAACCAATTGCGGGAGGTCTTGGCGAGATTGAACCGGTGCGTTTGCGAGTTGGCGACACCTACGACCTATCGCAGTTAGTCAATCGCCTAGTTGAACTGGGTTATGAGCGTCTAGACCTTGTCGAACGCAGAGGCCAAATCGCTGTGCGTGGCGGCATCTTGGATGTGTTTCCACCGAATGCCGAGCATCCATTGCGCGTTGAATTCTGGGGCGACGCTGTTGAAGAGATTCGTTCCTTCACGGTTACTGATCAGCGCTCACTTGAAAATGTTCCTGATGGTTTATTTGCGCCAGCTGTTCGAGAACTGTTACTTACTCCGGAAGTGCGTGCCCGTGCTGCGAAACTTGCAGCTGAAAATCCCGTCGTGGAAGAGATCTGCGCAAAACTTGCCGAAGGCATTCCGGTCGAGGGCATGGAAGCGCTCATTCCCGTGCTGGTCCAATCCGTCGACCCACTCGTATCCTTCTTGCCAAAGGAAACGTCGGTGCTGGTTATTGATCCAGAACGCGTACGTACGCGTGCTTATGACCTCACCCGAACTGCAGACGAGTTCCTTGCTGCTTCATGGCACAACGCATCTGTCGGCAATAAAGCACCGATTGATCTTTCAGGATCGAATTTCTTTTCGCTTGAAGAAGTCAAAGATCAGTGTGAGGCACGCGGTTTACCGTGGTGTGAACTTAATCCACTGTACGCAGATGAAAGCATTGATCCCAATGCAGGTGTGGCGGTTGATGCGATTGGAATTGATGCATATCGCGGTGACATTGCGCAGGCGATTGAACACATGCGCGCTTGGGCAGCGGATAACCGCGCCGTGGTGTTGGTCAGTGAGGGCCATGGATCCGCTGAGCGTTTAGCGGAGTCACTCAGAAATGAGGGAGTACCTACGGCCTTTGTCGAGTCATTGAACGAAGCGCCGCGCGCAGGCGTGGTGACTGTTGCCGTGGGATCTATTGAACACGGTTTTGTGTTGAATGAATGTGCACTAGCGGTGATTACTGAACGCGATCTCCTTGGGCAACGAGCGTCCACGAAAGACATGCGCAAGCTTCCTTCACGTCGAAAGCGTGCAATTGATCCGCTGACTTTGAAAACTGGCGACTTTGTTGTGCATGAACAGCATGGTGTTGGGCGCTATGTAGAAATGGTGCAGCGAGATATCGCGGGCGCAACGCGCGAATACTTGGTATTGGAATATGCAGCAAGCAAGCGCGGCCAACCTGCTGATCGATTGTTCGTCCCAACGGATCAGTTGGATCTTGTGACGAAATATGTTGGTGGCGAAATGCCAAGTGTGCATCGTCTCGGCGGTGCTGATTGGCAGAAGGCTAAAGGCAAAGCACGCAAAGCAGTCAAAGAAATTGCTGGCGAACTCATCAAGCTCTATGCCGCGCGTAAAGCAACCAAGGGCTACGCCTTTGGTCCAGACACACCTTGGCAACATGAGCTTGAAGATGCCTTCGCTTATGTTGAAACGCCTGACCAAATGATGTGCATCGATGAAGTCAAGCGCGATATGGAAAGCACCATTCCGATGGATCGCTTGATTTGTGGCGACGTTGGCTACGGCAAGACTGAAATCGCAGTGCGCGCAGCCTTCAAGGCTGTTCAAGATGGCAAGCAAGTTGCGGTGCTTGTGCCCACCACGCTGCTCGTGCAGCAGCACGCCTCAACCTTTGCTGAACGCTATGGCTCATTCCCGATCAAGATCGGTTCACTCTCACGCTTCAACACCGATAAAGAAGCCAAAGCAGTGTTGGCTGGTGTTGCTGAAGGATCTGTTGATGTGGTGATTGGCACGCATCGCCTACTAACACCTGATGTGCGCTTCAAGGATCTTGGTTTAGTGATCCTCGACGAAGAGCAGCGTTTTGGTGTTGAACATAAAGAGCATTTGAAGGCACTACGCACCAACGTTGATGTGCTGGCAATGTCAGCCACGCCAATTCCGCGCACCCTAGAAATGGCTGTCACGGGTATTCGCGAGATGTCTGTGATTCAAACGCCACCTGAAGAACGCCATCCAGTGCTGACTTTTGTCGGGCCTTATGAAGACAAGCAGATTGGCGCAGCAATTCGTCGAGAGTTGCTTCGCGATGGTCAAGTCTTCTTTGTCCACAACCGTGTTGAATCTATTGAGCGTGTTGCTTCACGGTTGCGTGATCTTGTTCCTGAAGCGCGCATTGCTATCGCCCACGGGCAAATGGGCGAGCAAGCTCTTGAAAGCGTGATCGTTGACTTCTGGGAAAAAAACGTTGATGTACTGGTGTGCACCACAATTGTTGAGTCGGGAATCGATATTGCCAACGCAAACACCTTGATTGTGGATCGTGCCGACATGTTCGGGCTGTCGCAGTTGCATCAATTGCGTGGGCGAGTGGGTCGTGGTCGCGAGCGTGCCTACGCGTATTTCTTGTACAACCCTGAAAAGCCACTGACTGAAACTGCGCATGAACGCCTTGCCACGATTGCTCAGCACACTGACTTAGGTTCGGGCATGCAGATTGCAATGAAAGATTTGGAAATTCGCGGAGCCGGCAACCTTCTGGGCGGTGAGCAAAGTGGCCATATCGCTGATGTGGGTTTTGACCTCTATGTGCGTCTGGTGGGCGAGGCGCTTGCTGAATTCAAGGGTGACGAGGGTGAAACCCATGCGGAAATGAAAGTGGAGCTTCCTGTTGAAGCCCATATTCCACATGAGTACATCCCGCATGAACGTTTGCGACTCGAGGCTTATAAGCGATTGGCGGATGCCTCAACTGAAGGTGCGGTGGACGAGGTCTATGCCGAGCTCACCGACAGGTACGGACCAGTGCCCGCTCCGGTGGAGACTCTGCTGGCAGTTGCTCGGCTGAGGGTCTTGGCTCGTCGAGCTGGATTGACCGAAATTGTGGCTACTGGCCCAGGGATCCGATTCCAGCCCGTCAATCTGCCCGAATCTGCCCAGATGCGCCTGACGCGGCTGTACCCACGCACGCTGATCAAGGCTGCAGTCAATACGATCGTGGTACCGAGGCCGACGACCTCCCTGGTGGGTGGCGCGCCGGTTGTTGGGAACGACCTGCTTGATTGGGTAACGGAGTTCATTCATGCTTCGCTGCCCGTGACACCTGAACTGATGGAGAGCAATTCATGA
- a CDS encoding TetR/AcrR family transcriptional regulator: protein MTTSEITRDSVTQLHPVPKSVPRERVRMTGHERREQLITIGRKLFAAKGFESVSVEEIAAKADVSKPVVYEHFGGKEGLYAVIVDREMNDLLLAITKALTVQPEEISSARILLERAAMALFDYIDADPDGFRILVRDAPTMSDSDSAIVGFQHSPSFASVISDIAAHVQELLAVQFKAHKINTKLAPMYAQMLVGMVALTGQWWLEERKPKKDEVVANLINLAWNGLGNMDSKPKLISKSR from the coding sequence ATGACTACTTCTGAAATTACGCGCGACTCCGTAACTCAGTTACATCCTGTTCCTAAATCAGTGCCGCGTGAGCGCGTACGTATGACAGGGCATGAACGACGCGAACAACTCATCACTATTGGACGCAAGCTCTTTGCCGCTAAGGGTTTTGAATCTGTCAGCGTTGAAGAAATCGCGGCAAAGGCCGACGTTTCAAAACCTGTGGTGTACGAACACTTTGGAGGCAAGGAAGGCCTTTATGCAGTGATCGTTGATCGCGAAATGAATGACCTCCTGCTTGCGATTACCAAGGCTCTTACTGTGCAACCGGAAGAAATTTCTAGTGCACGAATTTTATTAGAGCGCGCAGCAATGGCGTTATTCGATTACATCGACGCCGACCCAGATGGTTTCCGTATTTTGGTTCGCGATGCTCCAACTATGAGTGATTCAGACTCTGCCATCGTTGGCTTCCAGCACTCACCATCTTTTGCCAGCGTGATCAGTGACATTGCAGCGCATGTTCAAGAATTACTTGCTGTGCAATTCAAGGCACACAAGATCAACACCAAACTTGCACCGATGTATGCGCAAATGTTGGTTGGCATGGTTGCGCTCACTGGGCAATGGTGGCTGGAAGAGCGCAAGCCGAAAAAGGACGAAGTGGTTGCTAACTTGATTAACTTGGCCTGGAATGGTTTGGGCAATATGGATTCCAAGCCCAAGCTCATCAGTAAATCGCGCTAA
- a CDS encoding SurA N-terminal domain-containing protein: MTTARRALIPAAVLALGLALTACTGSAGDAAVVGESQVTEASLNSNVSEVLVAQGFATDKSDPQLVKNTLNWLVVMNLLDQVAADNNVAVTQGEIDREHAAEVKSAGSEEALEAAYLKQSVAPSQISERIRFALTAQKVAKAVAPNATPEQATAALVAAVVAKSKAVNPEVNPRFGTWDSQNLQLGADSSDLSTVLPAQ; this comes from the coding sequence ATGACCACTGCACGCCGCGCCCTCATTCCTGCAGCAGTCCTTGCGCTAGGTCTCGCGCTGACTGCCTGCACAGGCTCAGCTGGCGATGCCGCAGTTGTAGGTGAAAGCCAGGTCACCGAGGCTTCACTTAATTCCAATGTCAGTGAAGTACTCGTCGCACAAGGTTTTGCGACAGACAAGTCCGACCCCCAATTGGTAAAGAACACCTTGAACTGGCTTGTAGTGATGAATCTGCTTGATCAAGTTGCGGCCGATAACAATGTTGCGGTGACTCAGGGTGAGATTGATCGCGAGCATGCAGCTGAAGTGAAGTCGGCAGGCAGCGAAGAAGCACTTGAAGCCGCGTACCTCAAGCAATCAGTGGCCCCAAGTCAGATTTCAGAACGCATTCGTTTCGCGTTAACTGCGCAAAAGGTAGCCAAGGCGGTTGCTCCAAACGCAACGCCAGAACAAGCAACTGCTGCACTTGTTGCCGCAGTTGTTGCCAAAAGCAAGGCGGTGAATCCAGAAGTGAACCCACGTTTTGGAACCTGGGATTCACAAAACCTGCAGCTGGGCGCTGATTCATCCGATCTTTCAACTGTGCTTCCTGCGCAGTAG
- a CDS encoding alpha/beta hydrolase: MDQHDHVVEVAGAPIHYSVTGNGDTAVVLTHGFRAHHVWWAKVVPLLAEKYTVVALDLSGSGDSGHRDAYGIDIWGQEVNAVLDDAGIDKALMVGHSLGGTSVVMAATQAPERALGVIAMDTFIQGEGRMRPIGAAAASPVRYYETKEDAVGRFRLMPPQEGDDPALLERLAHYGVKAVDERWTWKFDQVVAPQIDEERLNASIAALQVPFHYVHAMESTVVVPEVVTFILSFAPEGTSVTYVPEAKHHLTVSHPEICAEVIDRFAQEWSAAR, encoded by the coding sequence ATGGACCAGCACGATCATGTTGTTGAAGTGGCTGGGGCGCCAATTCATTACTCGGTCACCGGCAACGGCGATACTGCGGTGGTCCTTACCCACGGCTTCAGAGCTCACCATGTGTGGTGGGCCAAGGTAGTTCCGCTTCTTGCTGAGAAATACACGGTCGTGGCCTTGGATCTCAGCGGTAGTGGCGATAGCGGGCACCGTGATGCCTATGGCATCGATATCTGGGGCCAGGAAGTCAACGCAGTGCTCGACGATGCTGGCATTGACAAGGCACTGATGGTTGGGCACAGCTTGGGTGGAACCTCAGTGGTGATGGCGGCAACCCAAGCTCCGGAGCGGGCCCTTGGAGTGATTGCCATGGATACCTTCATTCAAGGTGAAGGACGCATGCGACCAATTGGTGCCGCCGCGGCCAGCCCTGTTCGGTATTACGAAACCAAGGAAGACGCTGTGGGTCGCTTTCGGTTGATGCCACCACAAGAGGGTGACGATCCAGCATTGCTCGAACGCTTGGCCCATTACGGGGTCAAAGCTGTTGATGAGCGATGGACCTGGAAGTTCGACCAGGTGGTCGCTCCTCAAATCGACGAAGAGCGACTCAATGCCAGCATCGCGGCGCTCCAAGTGCCGTTCCACTATGTGCACGCAATGGAAAGCACCGTTGTCGTCCCAGAAGTTGTGACGTTCATCTTGAGTTTTGCCCCAGAAGGAACATCTGTCACTTATGTTCCAGAAGCCAAGCATCATTTGACCGTCTCGCACCCTGAAATCTGCGCTGAAGTGATTGATCGTTTTGCTCAGGAGTGGAGCGCTGCGCGCTGA
- a CDS encoding 50S ribosomal protein L25, producing MSTIAISAQERSDFGKGAARRLRREGLVPAVIYGHGTELLHVSLPNHDLDLALRKSYIVLSVSLNGKTILAMPRDIQREPVKRYLEHVDLIVITPEEATARTAFGVKATADAAEALAANEAARAAEAPAAPAAEAEAQ from the coding sequence GTGTCAACGATCGCCATTTCTGCCCAAGAGCGTTCCGACTTCGGCAAGGGTGCAGCACGTCGCCTGCGCCGCGAAGGCTTGGTCCCTGCAGTGATCTACGGCCACGGCACTGAACTTCTGCACGTTTCACTTCCAAACCATGATCTTGATCTTGCACTTCGCAAGTCATACATCGTGTTGTCAGTGTCGTTGAACGGCAAGACCATTTTGGCTATGCCACGTGACATTCAGCGCGAACCGGTCAAGCGCTACCTCGAGCATGTTGACCTCATCGTCATCACGCCAGAAGAAGCAACCGCTCGTACCGCATTCGGTGTCAAGGCAACTGCTGATGCAGCCGAAGCGCTTGCAGCAAATGAAGCAGCACGCGCTGCTGAAGCACCTGCAGCTCCAGCAGCTGAGGCCGAAGCTCAGTAA